The Altererythrobacter sp. CAU 1644 genome has a window encoding:
- a CDS encoding copper resistance protein B, which translates to MMRALLLASASLLAVPAAAQDHSGHQMPANAPAMDHCAMGHLPPEQCPPKEEAAPASEPMDHSQMDHSQHGAMKEAGDTGAMDHSQHAMPMVDKSASGAAPEDAIPPRAFEGPQHAADAIWGAEAMAAARAENHRMHGAMPTGMIMLERLEARIPAEGGDEGFLWDAQAWYGGDLVRFVLKSEGEGEFSGEVEDAEVQALYSRAIGPFFDLQAGVRLDLKPETRSHFVIGVQGLAPYMFHVDAAAFLSDRGDLTARIEGEYDQKITQQLILQPRIELEASLQDIPEREIGGGLTKIESGLRLRYEIVPEFAPYIGVEYEAKLGETADIARANGEDPDGIKLLLGLRAWF; encoded by the coding sequence ATGATGCGCGCCCTGCTGCTCGCTTCCGCTTCGCTGCTGGCCGTGCCCGCCGCGGCACAAGACCATTCTGGCCACCAGATGCCGGCCAATGCGCCGGCGATGGACCACTGCGCCATGGGGCACCTACCGCCTGAGCAATGTCCGCCAAAGGAAGAGGCTGCTCCGGCATCCGAACCGATGGACCATTCGCAAATGGACCACTCGCAGCACGGCGCGATGAAAGAAGCGGGCGATACCGGCGCGATGGACCATTCGCAGCACGCCATGCCCATGGTCGATAAGTCCGCTTCCGGCGCAGCGCCGGAAGATGCGATCCCACCGCGCGCCTTCGAAGGGCCGCAGCACGCCGCCGATGCGATCTGGGGCGCCGAAGCCATGGCCGCTGCCCGCGCTGAAAACCACCGCATGCACGGCGCCATGCCCACCGGCATGATCATGCTCGAACGGCTTGAGGCGCGCATCCCCGCCGAAGGTGGGGACGAGGGATTTCTGTGGGACGCGCAGGCCTGGTACGGCGGTGATCTCGTCCGCTTCGTGCTCAAGAGCGAAGGCGAAGGTGAATTCTCGGGCGAAGTCGAAGATGCCGAGGTGCAGGCGCTCTATAGCCGCGCGATCGGCCCCTTCTTCGACCTGCAGGCGGGCGTCCGCCTCGATCTCAAACCTGAAACCCGTAGTCATTTCGTTATCGGTGTGCAGGGGCTGGCGCCCTACATGTTCCATGTCGATGCAGCGGCCTTCCTGTCCGATCGCGGCGATTTGACCGCGCGGATCGAGGGCGAATACGACCAAAAGATCACACAGCAGCTGATCCTCCAGCCTCGTATCGAACTGGAAGCCAGCCTGCAGGACATCCCCGAACGCGAAATCGGTGGGGGCCTGACCAAGATCGAGTCCGGACTGCGTTTGCGTTACGAAATCGTGCCCGAGTTCGCGCCCTATATCGGCGTGGAGTATGAGGCCAAGCTTGGTGAGACGGCGGACATCGCGCGCGCCAACGGCGAAGACCCTGACGGTATCAAGCTGCTCTTAGGATTGCGCGCCTGGTTCTGA
- a CDS encoding phosphatase PAP2 family protein: protein MSDFRGKAASLYPYSVPIILTGLISAIASILPTNTNEYDFPPFIVFAFYTFVLIVICRPLWLVFSRHPEPTKQILTDIKDRWPWLIACLVSGFSLAQTVDMVMRIKVIIPELVPFYADPVFLKMDRILFFGQDAWRISHAIIGTGLTRLLDQIYVGWHFFQVALYVFATVNTNRMLQLRVVITVQLCWIFLGGAMALLASSVGPCFYKEFYGAETFTPLLTTLEEKGADWAILGFSYLLDPDSGIGAGISAMPSMHVSIATIFALVLRDWKPSYQVFAWLYALIIFLGSFHLGWHYAVDGIVAALATGAIWVATGKLVDHVGRHPERATNGQNRN from the coding sequence ATGTCCGATTTTCGCGGAAAGGCAGCCAGCCTTTACCCTTACTCGGTACCCATCATTCTGACGGGGCTGATAAGCGCAATTGCATCCATCCTCCCAACGAATACCAATGAATACGACTTTCCCCCTTTTATTGTTTTCGCATTCTACACCTTCGTGCTGATCGTAATCTGCCGCCCGCTGTGGTTGGTTTTTTCCCGTCATCCAGAACCTACCAAGCAGATTCTTACGGATATCAAAGACCGCTGGCCGTGGCTGATCGCCTGCCTCGTAAGCGGTTTCTCGCTTGCCCAGACCGTGGACATGGTCATGAGAATAAAGGTGATCATTCCCGAATTGGTCCCGTTCTACGCCGATCCAGTTTTTCTCAAGATGGATAGGATTCTCTTCTTCGGTCAGGATGCCTGGCGGATTAGCCACGCAATTATTGGTACGGGTCTTACACGACTACTTGATCAGATTTATGTTGGCTGGCACTTTTTCCAAGTTGCCCTTTACGTATTCGCTACAGTCAACACAAATCGTATGTTGCAACTCAGGGTCGTAATCACTGTCCAGCTTTGCTGGATATTTCTTGGTGGTGCGATGGCTTTACTGGCCTCATCTGTGGGGCCATGCTTTTACAAGGAATTTTACGGCGCCGAGACATTCACTCCCCTACTGACAACTCTTGAAGAAAAAGGTGCTGACTGGGCAATTCTTGGCTTTTCCTATCTCTTGGATCCGGATTCTGGAATAGGTGCCGGAATCTCCGCAATGCCGTCCATGCATGTTTCCATCGCGACTATCTTCGCCTTGGTGTTGAGAGACTGGAAGCCTAGCTACCAAGTTTTCGCTTGGCTCTATGCCCTGATAATCTTCTTGGGTTCGTTTCACCTCGGATGGCATTATGCCGTAGATGGAATTGTCGCGGCGCTTGCTACAGGAGCCATCTGGGTTGCCACAGGTAAATTGGTCGATCACGTAGGCCGTCACCCAGAGCGGGCAACGAACGGGCAGAATAGGAATTAA